The nucleotide sequence AGACCTTGGTGAAAACTGCCGTCGCGATATCGTACTTGAGCTTGAAGATATGGGCTTTGAAATTGAAGCATCTCACCATGAAGTAGCACCTGGTCAGCACGAAATTGACTTTAAATACGCGTCTGCAATTAAAGCGTGTGATGATATCCAAACATTTAAGCTTGTTGTAAAAACAATCGCTCGTAAGCACGGCTTACACGCGACATTCATGCCAAAACCATTGTTCGGTGTTAATGGTTCTGGAATGCACTGCAACATGTCTCTATTCCGCGGCAAAGAAAATGCCTTCTACGATGAAAAGGGCGATCTTCAGTTAACTGATACAGCTTACCAATTCATCGCCGGTCTTCTTGAACACGCAGAGGCATTCACAGCAATCACAAACCCAATCGTTAACTCATACAAACGCTTGGTTCCTGGTTACGAAGCACCATCTTATGTAGCATGGTCAGCGAAAAACCGTAGCCCACTTATCCGTATCCCAGCATCTCGCGGTTTAAGTACACGTGTTGAAGTACGTAGCGTTGACCCAGCAGCAAACCCATATCTTGCAATGGCAGTTATGCTTGCAGCTGGACTTGATGGAATCAAGAAGAAAATGAAAGCACCAGCTCCAGTAAACCGCAACATCTATGTGATGAGCGATGAAGAGCTTGCTGAAGCTGGCATTAAGCAATTACCTTCAACTCTTGCTCAAGCGTTAAGGAACTTCAAACAAGATGACGTTCTATTCAACGCACTAGGCGCTCACATTTCAGAGCACTTCATCGAAGCAAAAGAAATTGAGTGGGATATGTTCCGCACACAAGTTCACCCTTGGGAACGCGAGCAATATCTAACTTCATATTAATAGCTGAACCCCTTGGCGCTGTAGGCGTCTGGGGGTTTTTGTTTGGGGGCAACTTTTGAGGGGGCAGGTGTTAGTTCGTTTTGTGCCCCAAATGTGCCCCCAATGAAAAAATTTTGTCCGTATGCTTTTCGAAACGGTTAATTGCATCGGATTCAATCTTGTGGCTGACATGGGTGTACACATCTGAGGTAATCTTCATGGAGCTGTGCCCCAGGGCTTCTTGAATATACTTCATATCGACCTCTGATTCTAACATCAATACCGCATGTGTATGACGCAATGAATGAATGCTCAAAGGTGGCAGATCGGCTTTCTTGAGAATACGCTTAAACGCATTAAATAAAGTTGATTTCGGAAGAGGGGAACCGTCCTCTCTGCAAAAGACCAAATTTAAGTGCTGCTTGTACATTTCTTTAAGCCGATAGATGTTATCATTCTGTCTTACCTTATGAGCATTCAACTCCATTGCAAGACGGCTTGTAATAGGTATTTCCCGTTCTGAATTATAGGTTTTCGTGTCACTAAATAATTCATCATCTGACTTCGCCTCATAATCAATTGAATACATGATC is from Bacillus tianshenii and encodes:
- the glnA gene encoding type I glutamate--ammonia ligase; translation: MAKYTKEDILKFSEEQNVRFIRLQFTDMLGIIKNVEIPVGQLPKALNNEMMFDGSSIEGFVRIEESDMRLYPDLDTWVVFPWTAEKGKVARLICDVHMPDGTPFEGDPRGVLKKVLKEAEELGFTSFNIGPEPEFFLFKNDEKGEPTLELNDKGGYFDLAPTDLGENCRRDIVLELEDMGFEIEASHHEVAPGQHEIDFKYASAIKACDDIQTFKLVVKTIARKHGLHATFMPKPLFGVNGSGMHCNMSLFRGKENAFYDEKGDLQLTDTAYQFIAGLLEHAEAFTAITNPIVNSYKRLVPGYEAPSYVAWSAKNRSPLIRIPASRGLSTRVEVRSVDPAANPYLAMAVMLAAGLDGIKKKMKAPAPVNRNIYVMSDEELAEAGIKQLPSTLAQALRNFKQDDVLFNALGAHISEHFIEAKEIEWDMFRTQVHPWEREQYLTSY